From the genome of Dickeya aquatica, one region includes:
- a CDS encoding phage head morphogenesis protein, protein MPTNSVDLAYAIGLKPEEAIRYFESKGYTIGFNWHDVEARTHATAFTVAGILKQDVLEDIRGGLNHALANGETLEQFRRRLTPVLEQRGWFGRGLKADEDGVLEGKKLTPRRLKTIFETNMQAAYNAGRYEEQMANVAFRPYFQRFAVIDTHTRPKHAALNGYTARADDPVWRFMYPPDGYHCRCRIRALSQSDVDTRNITIQHSEIIEVEQAWGPNDSRKVPAIRWNGELYTADAGFGHNPGQGYLAALGQRLLERSATAEPRLAALAVQETLSNKPLLTAVSNDVSEFVSNTLLNKQSRGQLRHVGALPSAVIDRLAEKGAAVESAVITLTDENLLHAVRDSKEAQLPAELWRRLPEFMQSPKAILYNTQKTDAALTYVLELPDAAGKLVVFIDRELKARPPGGERKSG, encoded by the coding sequence ATGCCGACAAATAGCGTCGATCTGGCGTATGCCATCGGCCTGAAACCCGAAGAGGCGATCCGTTATTTCGAATCCAAGGGCTACACCATCGGTTTCAACTGGCACGATGTCGAAGCGCGCACTCACGCTACTGCGTTCACTGTCGCAGGTATCCTGAAACAAGATGTGCTGGAAGACATCCGGGGCGGGTTAAATCATGCGCTGGCAAATGGGGAAACGCTGGAGCAGTTCCGGCGTCGCTTAACGCCCGTTCTCGAGCAAAGGGGCTGGTTTGGGCGTGGACTTAAGGCTGATGAAGACGGCGTGCTGGAAGGCAAGAAGCTGACGCCGCGACGCCTCAAGACCATTTTTGAAACCAATATGCAAGCCGCCTATAACGCCGGGCGCTATGAAGAGCAGATGGCAAACGTCGCGTTTCGGCCTTATTTTCAGCGCTTCGCTGTCATTGATACGCATACGCGCCCAAAACATGCGGCGCTTAATGGCTACACGGCGCGGGCCGATGACCCTGTCTGGCGGTTTATGTATCCACCGGACGGCTATCATTGCCGTTGCCGCATTCGCGCCCTGTCTCAGTCGGATGTTGATACACGCAACATCACTATTCAGCACAGTGAGATTATTGAAGTCGAGCAAGCATGGGGGCCGAACGATTCCAGAAAAGTCCCGGCCATTCGCTGGAATGGTGAGCTATACACCGCCGATGCGGGTTTCGGCCACAACCCCGGACAAGGTTATCTTGCGGCACTCGGACAGCGCTTGCTTGAGCGTTCAGCGACTGCTGAGCCGCGTCTGGCCGCGCTTGCGGTACAAGAGACACTGAGCAATAAACCGCTGTTAACGGCGGTTTCAAACGACGTTAGCGAGTTCGTGAGTAACACACTGCTTAACAAACAGTCTCGCGGCCAGTTGCGGCATGTCGGCGCGCTGCCGTCAGCCGTCATCGACAGGCTGGCAGAGAAAGGCGCGGCGGTTGAGTCAGCAGTTATTACGCTGACAGACGAGAACCTGTTGCACGCGGTTCGTGATAGCAAAGAGGCGCAGTTGCCTGCCGAGCTTTGGCGGCGTTTGCCGGAGTTTATGCAGTCACCGAAGGCGATCTTGTATAACACGCAGAAGACCGATGCGGCGTTGACCTATGTGCTGGAGCTGCCAGATGCCGCAGGAAAACTGGTGGTGTTTATTGATCGCGAACTCAAAGCCCGCCCGCCAGGCGGCGAAAGAAAGAGCGGATAA
- a CDS encoding glycoside hydrolase family 19 protein — protein sequence MTVEQFQRAAGVKAEIAGKWHQHIVAALQHFDITTPRRIAAFIAQTGHESGGFTRIVESFNYSIAGLAIFSQLTAGQREALGRHADERSLPAERQRAIANLAYGNRMGNKAPDDGWKFRGRGLIQLTGLDNYLACGRALGIDLITSPELLESPQYAALSAGWFWSENKLNSLADIGDIVKITRRINAGMAGLAERQALYKQALRALGAA from the coding sequence ATCACAGTAGAGCAGTTCCAGCGCGCCGCCGGTGTTAAGGCCGAGATTGCCGGGAAATGGCATCAGCACATCGTCGCCGCGCTACAGCACTTCGATATCACTACCCCGCGCCGCATTGCCGCATTCATCGCTCAGACGGGCCACGAATCCGGTGGTTTCACTCGCATTGTCGAGTCGTTCAACTATTCCATTGCCGGTCTTGCCATTTTTTCTCAGCTAACCGCCGGACAGCGTGAAGCGCTGGGCCGCCATGCCGATGAGCGCAGCCTGCCCGCAGAGCGTCAGCGAGCCATCGCTAATCTTGCCTACGGCAACCGCATGGGTAACAAAGCCCCGGATGACGGCTGGAAATTCCGCGGCCGTGGCCTTATCCAACTCACCGGCCTTGATAATTATCTGGCCTGTGGCCGCGCCCTCGGCATTGACCTGATCACCTCCCCGGAACTGCTGGAATCCCCGCAATACGCTGCGCTGTCTGCGGGTTGGTTCTGGTCTGAAAACAAGCTGAATTCGCTGGCTGATATCGGCGACATCGTGAAAATCACCCGCCGTATTAATGCAGGTATGGCCGGGCTGGCTGAGCGTCAGGCGCTGTATAAACAGGCGCTCCGCGCACTGGGGGCCGCATGA
- a CDS encoding transposase family protein, with product MLEQKTAALTQKQRDIADARMVLVVEVLRLQDTGLSRIKAIQFICDRSRAVALPERLQRYVATANARKGQRVGVSVRALNQWVVDYLRAKDASERLVLLAPGHLKAKKPEQLAWLPMFMAHYRNPNGPSVAEAYQDFCADWHQQYADQPAMRDACPSVYAVHRALNKMPKIVRQRGRVTGSAMTALQTYVKRDWSVMPVNGVWIGDGHSMKMKVQHPDHGRPFTPELTLVIDGRTRYVVGWSLALAENTLAVADALRHGIERNGVPLLYYSDNGAGETGKLLDADITGILPRLGIEHPTGIPGNPQARGIIERLNREIPARIARKFATYNGRTADKETVRITSRAIDSAVNAINQNRALNPVQKSAIAKLPTWNQLLDEIEAEINAYNTRHRHSELPRRADGEHYTPAEYRAELLASSEIDRLSEAELREMFRPQVKRTAQRGWLSIFNNQYFAEELIHADGKEVLVAFDIHDASSVTVRRLDGSFVCAAIVNGNTRAAFPVDYIEKVRRDRHARRMALVNQKAEEIDAELNPVRTIEHTPDFGALLRGMWLN from the coding sequence ATGCTTGAGCAGAAAACCGCTGCGCTGACACAGAAACAGCGCGACATCGCCGACGCCAGAATGGTGCTGGTTGTCGAAGTGCTGCGCCTGCAAGACACCGGCCTATCACGCATTAAAGCCATTCAGTTTATCTGTGACCGGTCACGCGCTGTCGCCCTGCCAGAGCGCTTGCAGCGCTATGTCGCAACCGCCAATGCCCGCAAGGGGCAGCGTGTCGGCGTCAGCGTTCGTGCCTTAAATCAATGGGTTGTTGATTACCTGCGCGCCAAAGACGCATCCGAACGTCTGGTCTTACTGGCTCCCGGTCATCTTAAGGCCAAGAAGCCGGAGCAATTAGCCTGGCTACCGATGTTTATGGCGCACTACCGCAACCCGAACGGCCCTTCTGTTGCCGAAGCCTATCAGGATTTTTGCGCCGACTGGCACCAGCAGTATGCCGATCAGCCTGCGATGCGTGATGCCTGCCCGTCCGTTTACGCTGTTCATCGTGCTCTGAACAAAATGCCGAAAATCGTTCGCCAGCGCGGCCGGGTTACCGGGTCTGCCATGACCGCATTGCAGACATACGTCAAGCGTGACTGGTCTGTGATGCCGGTTAACGGCGTATGGATTGGGGATGGTCACAGCATGAAGATGAAAGTACAGCATCCTGATCACGGCAGACCTTTTACGCCGGAATTAACCCTGGTAATCGATGGTCGAACTCGGTATGTGGTCGGCTGGAGTCTGGCATTGGCTGAAAATACGCTTGCCGTTGCCGACGCACTGCGCCACGGCATAGAGCGAAACGGTGTTCCTTTGCTGTACTACTCAGATAACGGTGCTGGTGAAACAGGCAAGCTGCTTGATGCGGACATCACCGGCATCCTGCCGCGTCTCGGTATCGAACACCCTACCGGTATTCCGGGTAACCCGCAGGCGCGCGGCATCATTGAACGTCTGAACCGGGAAATACCGGCACGTATCGCTCGTAAATTTGCGACATACAACGGCAGAACAGCGGACAAAGAAACCGTGCGCATTACAAGTCGCGCGATTGACTCGGCTGTTAATGCGATTAATCAGAACAGGGCGTTGAACCCGGTGCAGAAATCAGCAATTGCAAAATTGCCGACATGGAATCAATTGCTGGATGAAATTGAAGCGGAAATCAACGCCTACAACACCCGACACCGGCACAGTGAATTACCGCGCCGTGCTGACGGCGAGCATTACACCCCTGCTGAATATCGCGCAGAACTGCTGGCGTCGTCAGAGATTGACCGGTTGTCCGAGGCTGAACTGCGCGAAATGTTCCGGCCACAAGTCAAGCGCACGGCACAGCGTGGCTGGTTGTCCATTTTCAACAATCAGTATTTTGCAGAAGAGCTGATTCATGCTGATGGAAAAGAAGTTTTAGTCGCGTTCGATATCCATGACGCGTCAAGCGTCACCGTTCGCCGCCTGGATGGCTCATTTGTCTGCGCTGCAATCGTCAACGGCAACACACGCGCAGCGTTTCCGGTTGATTACATCGAGAAGGTTCGCCGCGACCGCCACGCCCGCCGTATGGCGCTGGTTAACCAGAAAGCAGAAGAAATCGACGCTGAGCTTAACCCTGTCCGCACTATCGAGCACACGCCAGATTTTGGCGCGTTGTTGCGGGGGATGTGGCTCAACTAA
- a CDS encoding DUF1804 family protein, which translates to MAHPQEVKDKLRRAYIFGQMSLEIAAAQSGVAFGTARRWKKDAQDAGDDWDKLRAAHVMAGGGLEDIGRAVLTGLVTQYQTTLEMLNGAADIPPQARVELLASLADAFNKATSASKKILPETSELSVALEVIQLLSTFIREKHSKHLEAFVSILNGFGEEIGKRYG; encoded by the coding sequence ATGGCGCACCCGCAGGAAGTCAAAGACAAGCTGCGCCGGGCTTATATTTTCGGCCAGATGTCGCTTGAAATCGCAGCGGCACAGTCTGGCGTCGCGTTCGGCACAGCACGGCGCTGGAAAAAAGACGCGCAAGACGCTGGCGACGACTGGGACAAGCTGCGGGCGGCACATGTCATGGCGGGCGGTGGTCTGGAGGATATCGGCCGTGCGGTATTAACCGGGCTGGTAACGCAGTACCAGACCACGCTGGAAATGCTTAACGGCGCGGCAGATATCCCGCCGCAGGCTCGTGTTGAGCTGCTGGCAAGCCTTGCTGATGCGTTTAACAAAGCGACGTCGGCAAGTAAAAAGATTCTGCCTGAAACAAGCGAGCTGTCTGTTGCGCTTGAGGTTATCCAGTTGCTGTCGACCTTTATCCGGGAAAAACATTCAAAACACCTGGAGGCGTTCGTCAGCATTCTTAATGGGTTCGGTGAAGAAATAGGGAAACGTTATGGCTGA
- a CDS encoding gp16 family protein — translation MMRAKPQANRALIGAVKAGQAYLKWDDETYRAVLARLTGKSSATQCSMQELEAVKAYMHTHGYPRRARNHGRKPGVPASKRAILSKVEALLTDAGRPWAYAETMAQHMFNVRYVDWLDIQQLTKLMQALIIDAKRRKPKNGE, via the coding sequence ATGATGCGAGCTAAACCACAGGCGAATCGGGCGTTGATCGGCGCAGTAAAAGCGGGTCAGGCATACTTAAAATGGGATGATGAAACGTACCGCGCTGTACTGGCGCGGTTAACCGGGAAATCATCCGCTACGCAATGCAGTATGCAGGAACTCGAAGCCGTTAAAGCGTACATGCACACACACGGCTACCCGCGCCGCGCAAGGAATCATGGCCGCAAGCCTGGTGTGCCTGCCAGTAAAAGGGCCATCCTTAGCAAAGTTGAGGCGCTGCTAACAGACGCGGGTCGACCATGGGCTTATGCGGAGACTATGGCGCAGCACATGTTTAATGTACGATATGTTGACTGGCTGGATATACAGCAATTAACGAAACTCATGCAAGCGTTGATCATCGACGCCAAACGCCGTAAACCCAAGAACGGGGAATAA
- a CDS encoding DUF2644 domain-containing protein, translating into MKLSDLVTNPKSGRLSTSDTIVFIAFLATTGVLLFCTYTGNLTEWLFMAYLAAWVTQSQASKYHAIKRDQTQTTQTGTDKGGQQ; encoded by the coding sequence ATGAAACTCAGCGACCTTGTCACTAATCCGAAATCCGGCCGTCTTTCCACGTCCGACACCATCGTTTTCATCGCGTTCCTGGCGACGACCGGTGTGCTGCTGTTCTGCACGTACACAGGCAATCTCACCGAGTGGCTGTTTATGGCGTATCTCGCCGCCTGGGTAACGCAGTCGCAAGCCTCTAAATATCACGCCATCAAACGTGACCAGACCCAGACCACGCAAACCGGAACAGACAAAGGAGGCCAACAGTGA
- a CDS encoding Mor transcription activator family protein, whose product MELERVAGLLPDVVLQIADLIGFPATARLIERFGGTTFPIGKGIHALGAARAELLRETIGAENATLLSKTFGGDIVYLPRCAAALRELRNQRFMHDLNQMTEAGISITMAMSRLCPGYGFSDRLAWELVRESKNPVTHQQQSLF is encoded by the coding sequence ATGGAACTGGAGCGCGTAGCCGGGCTGCTGCCCGATGTTGTCCTGCAAATTGCAGACTTGATTGGATTCCCGGCTACCGCCCGGTTGATTGAGCGATTCGGCGGAACAACCTTCCCGATTGGCAAAGGCATCCACGCGCTGGGTGCCGCCCGCGCCGAACTTCTGCGCGAAACTATCGGCGCTGAAAACGCGACGCTGTTGTCGAAGACCTTCGGCGGCGATATTGTTTATCTGCCGCGCTGCGCTGCCGCACTGCGTGAGCTGCGTAATCAGCGTTTTATGCACGATTTAAACCAGATGACCGAGGCGGGTATATCGATAACGATGGCGATGTCCCGGCTTTGCCCTGGATATGGATTTTCAGACCGTCTGGCGTGGGAACTGGTGCGCGAAAGCAAGAACCCGGTAACACATCAGCAGCAAAGTCTTTTTTGA
- a CDS encoding AAA family ATPase — translation MTMRTQLSELIERKGLTQSQVARAIGKSVAVINQYLQGKYNGDVDGVNKIVSEFIERVREKDKLQRIEASFVSTSTSKKALEIIRLAHVDAEINVIYGEAGLGKTMALKHYAAANSTALLIEADPSYTARVLLEEICSRLNLSTRGNMHELFELCVNKLRDSGYLLMIDEGELLPHRALEVLRRIHDKSGIGIVLAGMPRLILNLKGKRGEFVQLYSRVGFALNLGNALPQDDTDAISESLIPDAWTPEMGAVLYKESRGNARRLFKLLRGVVRTSHINDRPVSVSTVRQFAEMLIN, via the coding sequence ATGACTATGAGAACGCAACTATCTGAATTAATAGAACGCAAGGGACTGACACAGTCTCAAGTGGCGCGCGCAATCGGTAAGAGCGTTGCCGTTATTAATCAGTACTTGCAGGGTAAATATAACGGCGATGTAGATGGCGTCAACAAAATCGTCTCTGAGTTCATTGAACGCGTCCGTGAAAAAGATAAGTTGCAGCGTATTGAGGCGAGTTTTGTATCTACTTCCACCTCAAAAAAAGCGCTCGAAATCATCCGTCTGGCGCATGTTGATGCTGAAATCAATGTGATTTATGGCGAGGCGGGGCTGGGTAAAACGATGGCGCTGAAACACTACGCTGCCGCTAACTCGACTGCGCTGCTTATTGAGGCTGACCCGAGTTACACCGCCCGTGTATTGCTGGAGGAAATCTGTTCGCGCCTCAATCTGTCCACGCGCGGCAATATGCATGAATTGTTTGAACTCTGCGTTAACAAACTGCGCGACTCCGGCTATCTGCTGATGATTGATGAAGGCGAGTTATTGCCTCATCGGGCGCTTGAAGTGCTACGACGCATCCATGACAAGTCAGGGATTGGCATTGTTCTGGCTGGTATGCCGAGACTTATCCTGAACCTGAAAGGTAAGCGTGGCGAATTCGTGCAGTTATATAGCCGCGTTGGCTTTGCGCTGAATCTCGGTAATGCCCTGCCACAAGACGACACCGATGCAATCTCTGAAAGCCTAATTCCTGACGCATGGACGCCGGAAATGGGTGCCGTTCTCTACAAAGAAAGTCGGGGGAATGCCCGGAGACTGTTCAAGTTGCTGCGCGGTGTAGTCCGTACCAGTCACATCAACGACAGACCCGTCAGTGTTTCTACCGTCCGTCAGTTCGCTGAAATGCTGATTAATTAA
- a CDS encoding DUF3164 family protein, translating to MPTKQFTEKAAAPGYWVDAKGVLTPEHLIKPIDVARDELVAELVGRALAVNAALAEFKVAGFADIAAFVALSGGEYGVNLGGKKGNVTLYSYDGRYKIQRAMQDRIAFDERLQAAKALIDECLSDWVEGARPEIHAIINRAFQTEKEGEVNTGAVLALRRLEISDERWQRAMDAIGEAVQVVGSRSYIRVYERIGDSDQYRPIPLDIAGV from the coding sequence ATGCCCACTAAACAATTCACAGAGAAAGCAGCAGCGCCTGGCTACTGGGTTGATGCAAAGGGCGTACTGACGCCGGAGCATCTGATTAAACCAATCGACGTGGCCCGCGATGAACTGGTCGCGGAACTGGTTGGCCGTGCGCTGGCAGTGAACGCCGCGCTGGCTGAATTTAAGGTGGCCGGGTTTGCCGATATCGCCGCGTTCGTGGCCCTTTCAGGGGGTGAGTACGGCGTCAACCTTGGTGGTAAGAAAGGCAACGTCACGCTCTATAGCTACGACGGGCGCTACAAAATACAGCGCGCAATGCAAGACCGCATTGCTTTTGACGAGCGTTTACAAGCTGCCAAAGCGTTGATTGATGAATGTCTGTCAGACTGGGTTGAGGGCGCACGGCCGGAGATTCACGCGATTATCAACCGCGCTTTTCAGACTGAAAAGGAAGGTGAGGTTAATACCGGCGCGGTGCTGGCCCTGCGTCGTTTAGAGATTTCGGATGAACGCTGGCAGCGGGCTATGGACGCCATTGGCGAGGCTGTTCAAGTCGTCGGTAGTCGTTCTTATATCCGCGTCTATGAACGAATCGGCGACTCTGACCAGTACCGGCCAATACCGCTTGATATTGCCGGGGTGTGA
- a CDS encoding phage virion morphogenesis protein — protein MSNSYEIKYNITDFEKGLGELIQRLEHREPLMRELAAAMHDAVEENFASQGRPAWAGWSPRYAQQRQGGKILQKSGRLATSINEYSDNDTATVGTNVAYARIHQEGGTINIPARSQQAYYRQHKDGSIGNRFVKKSRSNFAQWNTIGEYKIKMPARPFLHLTEPDVDGMETTAQTYLQRVIDA, from the coding sequence ATGAGCAACAGTTACGAGATCAAATACAACATTACCGATTTTGAAAAAGGTCTTGGCGAGCTGATACAGCGCCTGGAACACCGCGAGCCGTTGATGCGTGAGCTGGCGGCGGCGATGCACGATGCTGTCGAAGAGAATTTCGCATCGCAGGGTCGGCCTGCATGGGCGGGATGGAGTCCGCGTTATGCCCAACAGCGCCAGGGCGGGAAAATTTTGCAGAAATCCGGCCGTTTGGCTACAAGCATCAACGAATATTCAGACAATGACACCGCGACTGTCGGCACAAACGTTGCCTATGCCCGCATCCACCAGGAAGGCGGCACAATCAACATCCCCGCCCGCAGTCAGCAGGCCTACTACAGGCAGCACAAGGATGGCAGTATCGGCAACCGGTTCGTCAAAAAATCACGGTCTAACTTTGCGCAGTGGAACACCATCGGTGAATACAAAATTAAGATGCCGGCGCGGCCGTTCCTGCACCTCACCGAGCCAGATGTGGACGGGATGGAAACGACGGCGCAAACCTATTTGCAACGTGTCATTGATGCATAG
- the terL gene encoding phage terminase large subunit, giving the protein MVARKSNKLTAKDFAKELEELAATLRRTIEAECVGFDPSAAAIAERRARVLDPVGGYVYFVEHYFPHYVRHADKSELHKYLFARLPEIVASTTSENDAIAAPRGEAKSTLVSQLFNIWCIVCAIKHYLVIVMDSIDQAYPMLEAIKAELAYNPRIAMDFPEVAGGGRVWQAGTIVTRNDIKVQVAGSGKKLRGLRHGPYRPDLVVLDDIENDEQVRSPEQRDKLDNWLKKTILPLGGAGAKFDVIYIGTILHYDSVLSRTLKNPLWKTARFKAIIQWPVNMSLWDEWEEILRNNDDKGQWLANAFYQQHKAEMDEGAVVSWSARPILALMLIRARDGHSTFDSEYQNDPVSGEDAPFANCITFWVNRLNEWVFLGACDPSLGRAGGKRDPSALLVGGFNRHTGILDVVEAAIRKRVPDKIISDIIELQRIYRCLCWSVEAVQFQEFLRTELVKRSAATGIPVPARGVTPSSDKILRIESLQPHIANGLIRLHPSQSTLIDQLRHFPVADHDDGPDALHMLWALAVSGFAAFSFTPVPRNNPDFDDRDTGFHRAGAAGHGFGSGGW; this is encoded by the coding sequence ATGGTGGCACGTAAATCCAATAAGCTCACAGCCAAAGATTTTGCCAAAGAGCTGGAAGAACTGGCGGCAACGCTGCGCCGGACGATTGAAGCCGAATGCGTCGGCTTTGATCCGTCTGCGGCAGCAATAGCAGAACGGCGCGCCCGCGTTCTCGACCCCGTTGGCGGCTACGTCTATTTTGTTGAGCACTATTTTCCGCACTACGTTCGACATGCAGACAAGAGCGAACTGCATAAGTACCTGTTCGCTCGTCTGCCGGAGATTGTCGCCAGCACAACCAGCGAGAATGACGCCATCGCTGCGCCGCGTGGCGAGGCGAAATCAACGCTGGTCAGTCAACTATTTAACATCTGGTGCATTGTCTGTGCGATCAAGCATTACCTGGTTATCGTCATGGACTCGATTGACCAGGCGTATCCGATGCTTGAGGCCATAAAAGCCGAGCTGGCTTACAACCCACGGATTGCGATGGATTTCCCCGAAGTGGCGGGCGGCGGGCGCGTCTGGCAGGCCGGAACCATTGTCACGCGCAACGATATCAAAGTGCAGGTCGCGGGCAGCGGTAAAAAACTGCGTGGCCTGCGCCACGGCCCGTACCGCCCCGATTTGGTGGTACTGGATGATATCGAGAACGACGAACAGGTGCGCAGCCCTGAGCAGCGCGACAAGCTGGATAACTGGCTTAAAAAGACCATCCTGCCGCTTGGCGGGGCGGGCGCGAAGTTCGATGTCATCTACATCGGCACCATCCTGCACTACGATTCCGTACTGTCCCGGACGCTGAAAAATCCACTGTGGAAGACGGCGCGATTCAAGGCGATCATCCAGTGGCCGGTCAATATGTCGTTGTGGGATGAATGGGAAGAAATCCTGCGCAATAACGACGATAAGGGCCAGTGGCTGGCGAACGCGTTCTATCAGCAGCATAAGGCCGAAATGGACGAAGGCGCGGTGGTGTCATGGTCGGCCCGGCCTATTCTGGCCCTGATGCTGATCCGCGCCCGCGACGGCCACTCAACATTTGATTCTGAGTACCAGAACGACCCGGTGAGCGGAGAGGATGCACCCTTTGCCAACTGCATTACGTTCTGGGTCAATCGTCTTAATGAGTGGGTCTTCCTCGGCGCATGTGACCCGAGCCTTGGGCGTGCTGGTGGTAAGCGTGACCCGTCCGCCCTGCTTGTGGGTGGGTTTAACCGCCATACCGGCATCCTGGATGTCGTCGAAGCGGCAATCCGTAAGCGCGTTCCCGACAAAATTATCTCGGACATCATCGAATTGCAGCGCATCTACCGCTGTTTGTGCTGGTCTGTTGAAGCTGTGCAGTTCCAGGAATTCTTACGCACGGAACTTGTAAAGCGCAGTGCGGCTACAGGTATCCCGGTTCCCGCGCGTGGCGTGACGCCCAGCAGCGACAAAATTCTGCGCATCGAGTCCTTGCAGCCGCACATAGCGAATGGGCTGATACGCCTGCACCCCAGCCAGTCAACGTTGATTGACCAGTTACGGCACTTCCCGGTGGCTGACCACGACGATGGCCCGGACGCCCTGCACATGCTCTGGGCGCTGGCCGTGTCCGGGTTCGCTGCATTTTCGTTTACTCCCGTCCCTCGCAATAACCCGGATTTTGATGACCGGGACACCGGTTTTCACCGCGCTGGTGCTGCTGGGCATGGTTTTGGTTCAGGAGGTTGGTAA
- a CDS encoding phage protease, whose translation MKKKPLIAALAVEINKASLGTIQLFPAGEFRARDGRPAECDCWLMNAEIAQVLIAAAAASKTPFVLDYEHQTLNAAKNGQPAPAAAWFHALEWRDGEGLFAVDVQWTKTAAAMIDADEYRYISPVFSYDKSGRVRQLLHAALTNTPALDDMEAVILAATSLLMAATTTNEDTMDELLERLRWMLNLPITATAEDITAELNKLIDQLAAAPAGTAAASFQTLSATPFNLIERLTADAANVAALTAQVASPDPAKWVPVSVMQQSVAEALATANNNVAVLAQQQCTELIAAALSDGRLLPAQKSWAESLAASSPDSLKDFLSKAPKIAALTSTQTGGLPPTGAPKKAPTAQDDDVIDPAICSLMGVDPADVVQFIKENRNE comes from the coding sequence ATGAAAAAGAAACCGCTCATTGCCGCCCTGGCGGTAGAAATCAATAAAGCCTCGTTGGGCACTATTCAGTTGTTCCCCGCTGGCGAGTTCCGCGCCCGTGATGGTCGCCCAGCTGAATGCGATTGCTGGCTAATGAACGCCGAGATTGCCCAGGTGTTGATCGCAGCGGCGGCGGCATCAAAAACGCCGTTTGTGCTGGACTATGAGCATCAAACTCTGAATGCAGCAAAAAACGGTCAGCCCGCCCCGGCTGCTGCGTGGTTCCATGCGCTCGAGTGGCGTGATGGTGAGGGATTGTTTGCTGTCGACGTGCAGTGGACGAAAACCGCAGCAGCGATGATTGATGCTGATGAATACCGCTATATATCCCCTGTTTTCTCCTATGACAAGTCAGGTCGTGTGCGGCAACTGCTGCACGCAGCGCTGACTAACACGCCGGCCCTTGATGACATGGAGGCTGTCATTTTGGCCGCCACCTCGTTGTTGATGGCTGCAACAACCACAAACGAGGACACTATGGACGAACTATTGGAGCGTCTGCGCTGGATGCTGAATTTGCCAATCACAGCAACGGCAGAAGACATTACCGCCGAGTTAAACAAACTCATTGATCAACTGGCCGCCGCGCCAGCCGGAACGGCAGCGGCATCGTTTCAGACGCTGTCTGCCACCCCGTTCAACCTGATTGAAAGACTCACGGCAGATGCCGCAAACGTTGCTGCACTGACCGCGCAGGTTGCCAGTCCCGACCCGGCCAAATGGGTGCCGGTTTCGGTGATGCAGCAATCTGTTGCCGAAGCGCTCGCAACCGCAAACAACAACGTCGCTGTCCTGGCGCAGCAGCAATGCACTGAGCTGATTGCCGCAGCATTGTCCGATGGTCGGTTGCTGCCCGCACAAAAATCCTGGGCGGAATCTCTGGCGGCGTCGTCCCCGGACAGTCTGAAAGACTTCCTGTCAAAAGCACCCAAAATCGCTGCGCTGACGTCTACCCAGACCGGTGGCCTGCCGCCCACTGGCGCACCGAAGAAAGCCCCTACGGCGCAGGACGACGATGTTATCGACCCGGCTATCTGTTCGTTAATGGGTGTTGATCCCGCAGATGTTGTCCAGTTTATCAAGGAGAACCGCAATGAGTGA